TGGTATCTTTATTTTTTGTTGTGCAAAACATCAGACCACAGCAAGCTTGCTAAAGAGCTTCAAGAGGGACTTAGTAATCATATTATGGAATCCCAATCAGAGCCACTTATTCCATCAGAGTGGAGTTTCCCAAAAGTCAGGGCCAAGCTCGTCTGTCCTTGGTCAAGGGTTCTTAATAGCGACATGATGGGTTCCTGTGCTAACATGTTTGGGAAAGACCACATCAGAAGGTTGTTTGCTCAGGCGTGTTCAGCATTACTGTACAGTACACCTCCTATGTGGTGCTCAGGCCTCTGGGCCAGTCTAGATGACCGAGTTGTTTTTGTTCCTGCGGCCAAGGTTGCGGTTGCCTCTCTTGTTCCTCCTCCAACAGACGCAGCAGACGATGAGACTGATGATGACGGCGGTGCAGACCACCGCGGTGATAATGATCTGCGTGTTCCTGGACACGCCCTCTCCGTTCCCCCGCCCACTGCCGGTGTCCTCCCCCTGCTCCTGAGTGGGTGTGGCCTCTGCAGCAGGAGAGGGGGTGCTCGTCTTGGGAGGGGGGGTGTGgggtttcctcctcttctctgtgggGGCGATATCAGGGACGGCTGACGTAGTATCCTGCATCAGCTCGTCGTTGGTCAGGTTGGCTATGCTGTAACCGCTCAGGGCAGAGGGCGTGAGGCACACCACAGCACTGAGGTTGGTCTTGGTGGGGTGCCGTGTCAGCCAGTCTCGCAGTGGCACAATGTCCTGGTCGCACCTCCAGGGGTTGTCAGCCAGCAACACCTCCTTGGCCACCGTTAGGGTGCTGAGGAGCTCTGAGGGCAGGTTGGGTAGGGAGTTGTTGTGGAGGACCAGCTGGCCAAGTTGGGTCTGGCCCTGGAGAAGCCCTGCGGGGAGGGAGCTGATGTAATTGTGCTTGAGGGAGATGTTGACCAGCTTGGGCAGCCCCTGGAAGGTCCCTTCCCACAGGCTGGTGAGGAGGTTGGTGTGCAGGGACACTTCCCCCAGCTCGGCCAGCCCACTGAAGGCCCTGGGGGACACAGAGCTGATCTGGTTCCGGCTCAGCACCAGCAGACGTAGCTGGGTCAGGTTGCTGAAGGTTTTGCCCTCCAGGCGTGTCAGCCGGTTGTCATACAGCCACAGCTCCTTCAGGGCCATGGGCCCAAAAACCCCTGGGGACAGACTCTGGAGCTCATTCTCATACAGGGAAATCTGGGCCAAGTTTGGGAGGTTGAGGAAAATCCCCTGTGGGAGGGAAGTCAGACGGTTGCTGGAGAGATAAAGCTTCTGCAGGCTCTGCAGCTGGGAGAACAGGTTAGCGGGGAGTTGAGTGATGGCGTTATCCTGCAGAGAAATCTCCTCCAGGCTCACCAGGTCATCCAACGCTCCGTCAGGGATCTCCCTGAGAGCGTTCCGGTTCAGACGCAGGGATTTGAGATTTCTCAGGCCCCTGAAGGTGTCCCTTGAGAACTGACTGATGTTATTCCTGGCTAGGGAGAGATGCTGCAGCTCAGTGACGGAGCGAAAGGCCTCCTCAGGTACAGACGTGATGAGGTTCTTGCCTATGTCCAGGGTCCTAAGAGCAGTGAGGGAGTTGAGCCAGGCAGGGCGGAGCACCAGGAGCTTGTTGCCGCTCAGAGTCAGAGATTCCAGCTTCACCAGGTTTAGAAACAGGGCCTCAGGTAGGTCATTCAGCTCAGTGCCGGTGAAGCCCAGGGCACCCAGGTTATGACTGAGGTCAAAGGTGCCAGGGAACACCTCTCTGATCCCAGTGTCTTTGACCACAAAGATGCCAAGGGCCTCGGCAAAAGCAGCCAAGTCATGGGGTTTGAGATCGGTAATgttggtgttggagatgtagaaGGTGGTGGTAGAGCCAGGCACTGAGGACGGGAACTCTGTGATTGACCTGCCTTGGCAGAGGATTTTGCTGTCTCTGCACTGGCATCCATCTGGGCACACTCCAAGAACTCCACTGAtggaaaagaggaggagaaaggggtgGAGGTTGATTGACAGGTCCATTGATGCTCCTAGAaaagaggaagaggggttagCTTTGTTTGAtgtcatgcacacacaaacaaaatgtCAAGTTTATGAAGCAGTATGTGTTTGCACGTGACACTAAACAAAAAATACACAAAGTAAAATAAGATGTAATAAATAAAATGAGTGAGGTGAAAAATGCGCCAGACAAATAAAGCTGCATCATAATTTCTTGAAATAGTGTTTTGTAAAATTGGTTTTATGTGGATATAAGACCATGGGAGGGTGCAGGCCAAAGAGACTAGCCTATCGTCTAGTACTAGAATCTTAAATCTCTGTTGACTTAGGGGCAATCGGCAGTTGCTATATCCATTTTTTGTACTTATTAATTGAtgatacactacataaccaaaagtatgtggacacctgctcatcgaacatctcattccaaaatcatgggcgttaATATGGGGTTGTTCcccccattgctgctataacagcctccactgttctgagaaggctttccactagatgttggaacattgctgcggggacttgcttccattcagccacaagaccattagtgaggtcgggcactgatgttgggcgaataggcatggctcgcagtcagcgttccaattcatccaaaaggcattcgatggggttgaggtcagggctctgtgcaagccagtcaagttcttccacaccaatctcgatagaccatttctgtatggacctcactttgtgcacgggggaattgtcctgctgaaacaagaaagggccttccccaaactgttcccACAAAGTTGGTGGCAcataatcatctagaatgtcattgtatactgtagtgttACGATTTTccctcactggaactaaggggcctacccCATTCCAtgacaaacagccccagaccattattcctcctccaccaaactttacagttgtcactatgcattgAGGTAGgctgcgttctcctggcatccaccaaacccagattcgtccgtcggactagCAGATGGTGAAGcacgattcatcactccaaagaacgcgGTTCCACCtcttccagagtccaatggcggcgagctttacacctctcCAACCAACGGTTGGCATTgcacattgtgatcttaggcttgtgtgctgctgctcggccatggaaacccatttcatgaaactcctgAAGAAcacttcttgtgctgacgttccttacagagacagtttggaactcggtgagtgttgcaaccgaggacagacaattattATGCTacacgtgcttcagcactcggcggtcccgttcagtgagcttgtgtggcttaccacttcccggctgagctgttgttgctcctagacatttccacttcacaacaacagcacttacagttgaccagggaagctctagatgggcagaaatttgactaattaacttgttgaaaaggtgacatcctatgacggtgccacattcaacatcactgagctcttctgtaaggccattctactgccaatgtctgtctatcgagatcgcatggctgtgtgctcgattttatacacctacaagcaacgggtgtgtctgaaatagtcgaatccactgatgtggatatatatatacttttgtatatatattgtatgtaaccattgattcttga
This genomic stretch from Salvelinus alpinus chromosome 15, SLU_Salpinus.1, whole genome shotgun sequence harbors:
- the LOC139539494 gene encoding leucine-rich repeat-containing protein 15-like, which encodes MDLSINLHPFLLLFSISGVLGVCPDGCQCRDSKILCQGRSITEFPSSVPGSTTTFYISNTNITDLKPHDLAAFAEALGIFVVKDTGIREVFPGTFDLSHNLGALGFTGTELNDLPEALFLNLVKLESLTLSGNKLLVLRPAWLNSLTALRTLDIGKNLITSVPEEAFRSVTELQHLSLARNNISQFSRDTFRGLRNLKSLRLNRNALREIPDGALDDLVSLEEISLQDNAITQLPANLFSQLQSLQKLYLSSNRLTSLPQGIFLNLPNLAQISLYENELQSLSPGVFGPMALKELWLYDNRLTRLEGKTFSNLTQLRLLVLSRNQISSVSPRAFSGLAELGEVSLHTNLLTSLWEGTFQGLPKLVNISLKHNYISSLPAGLLQGQTQLGQLVLHNNSLPNLPSELLSTLTVAKEVLLADNPWRCDQDIVPLRDWLTRHPTKTNLSAVVCLTPSALSGYSIANLTNDELMQDTTSAVPDIAPTEKRRKPHTPPPKTSTPSPAAEATPTQEQGEDTGSGRGNGEGVSRNTQIIITAVVCTAVIISLIVCCVCWRRNKRGNRNLGRRNKNNSVI